In Hevea brasiliensis isolate MT/VB/25A 57/8 unplaced genomic scaffold, ASM3005281v1 Scaf62, whole genome shotgun sequence, a single window of DNA contains:
- the LOC110658854 gene encoding uncharacterized protein LOC110658854 — MAGSSLHMLFTKLSLVLSLLWSANFGLWHEPSSSSSRLGIYPPTCKRIECPSYDVIEVGDGYEIRSYNSSAWMSTSPIQDISIVEATRTGFLQLFNYIQGKNKYGEKIEMTGPVITEVSPSDGPFCESSFTVSFYVPKENQANPPPAEGLHVQRWKQTYAAVRQFSGFVTDSNVGEEAAALEASLAGTTWATAIQKSHDADATSVYTVAQYNSPFEFDHRVNEIWMLFDNLT, encoded by the exons ATGGCTGGCTCTAGCTTACACATGCTCTTCACAAAGCTATCACTGGTTTTGAGTCTTCTATGGAGTGCAAACTTTGGTCTCTGGCATGAAcctagcagcagcagcagcagattAGGGATATACCCACCAACATGCAAGCGAATAGAGTGTCCATCTTATGATGTTATAGAAGTTGGTGATGGATATGAAATTCGCAGCTATAACTCTTCTGCTTGGATGTCAACCTCTCCCATCCAAGACATTTCCATTGTTGAAGCTACCAGAACTGGTTTCCTACA GCTGTTTAACTACATTCAAGGGAAGAATAAATATGGAGAGAAGATAGAGATGACAGGTCCAGTTATTACTGAAGTTTCTCCAAGTGATGGACCTTTCTGTGAATCCTCATTCACTGTCAGTTTTTATGTTCCAAAAGAGAATCAAGCAAATCCACCTCCTGCAGAAGGCCTACATGTTCAAAGATGGAAACAAACATATGCAGCAGTAAGGCAATTCAGTGGGTTTGTTACAGATTCAAATGTTGGAGAGGAAGCCGCTGCCTTGGAAGCCAGCCTTGCAGGTACTACATGGGCTACTGCAATTCAGAAAAGCCATGATGCTGATGCTACTTCTGTGTATACAGTTGCACAGTACAATTCTCCATTTGAATTTGATCACAGGGTCAATGAGATATGGATGTTGTTTGACAATTTAACATAA
- the LOC110658849 gene encoding ubiquitin C-terminal hydrolase 15-like, which produces MSQVMSQGAYILFYIRSRPRPQREFCKKAIQQQVPPSARCYSSSRTQQPSRKGHGKSSGHFLGSEPSLHLKPENGIGLINHTNGILGSTNRNVAQAMEFSDATSSGWSLSASSDEASFTTESTSDSFSTLDYTDACNADTFSSIFSNLYAPVILVGHSVL; this is translated from the exons ATGAGCCAAGTGATGTCACAGGGAGCATACATTCTATTTTACATTAG ATCCCGCCCTCGTCCTCAGAGAGAATTTTGTAAGAAAGCTATCCAGCAACAAGTTCCACCATCTGCAAGATGCTACTCATCATCAAGGACTCAGCAACCTTCGAGAAAGGGACATGGCAAATCAAGCGGCCACTTCCTTGGCTCAGAGCCATCATTGCATCTCAAACCAGAAAATGGTATAGGCCTTATCAACCACACTAATGGAATTCTGGGGAGCACAAACAGGAATGTTGCACAAGCGATGGAGTTCTCTGATGCCACATCAAGTGGTTGGTCCCTTTCTGCAAGCTCAGATGAGGCTTCTTTCACTACTGAGAGCACCAGCGACTCTTTTAGTACTTTGGATTACACTGATGCATGCAATGCAGATACATTCTCCTCGATCTTCAGTAACTTGTATGCTCCAGTCATCCTTGTAGGACACTCAGTGTTGTAG